CAAGTATGTTGCCGCCGGCATGAATCCGATGGATCTGAAGCGCGGCGTCGATCTGGCCGTCGCCGAGGCGGTGAAGGACCTGCAGAAGCGCTCGAAGAAGATCAAGTCGTCCGAGGAAGTCGCCCAGGTCGGCACCATCTCCTCGAACGGTGATCGCGAGATCGGCAACATGATTGCCGAGGCCATGCAGCGCGTCGGCAACGAGGGCGTCATCACGGTCGAGGAAGCCAAGTCGCTCGAGACCGAACTCGAGGTCGTCGAGGGCATGCAGTTCGATCGCGGCTACCTCTCGCCCTACTTCATCACCAACGCCGAGAAGATGGTCGCCGAGCTCGAGGAGCCCTACATCCTCCTGCACGAGAAGAAGCTCTCGAACCTGCAGTCGATGCTGCCGGTGCTCGAGGCGGTCGTGCAGTCGGGCCGTCCGCTGCTGATCATCGCCGAGGACGTCGAGGGCGAGGCGCTGGCCACCCTGGTGGTCAACAAGCTGCGCGGCGGCCTCAAGGTCGCGGCGGTCAAGGCGCCGGGCTTCGGTGATCGCCGCAAGGCCATGCTCGAGGACATCGCTACCCTGACCGGTGGCCAGGTGATCTCCGAGGATCTCGGCATCAAGCTCGAGAACGTCACCCTCGACATGCTCGGCAAGGCGAAGAAGGTCTCGATCACCAAGGAAGAGACCACCATCGTCGACGGCGCCGGCAAGAAGAAGGACATCGAGGGCCGCGTCGCCCAGATCAAGATGCAGATCGAGGAGACCACCTCCGACTATGATCGCGAGAAGCTGCAGGAGCGGCTGGCGAAGCTCGCCGGCGGCGTCGCGGTGATCCGCGTCGGAGGCGCCACCGAGGTCGAGGTGAAGGAGAAGAAGGACCGCGTCGACGATGCCCTCAACGCCACCCGTGCGGCGGTCGAGGAAGGCATCGTTCCCGGCGGCGGCACCGCGCTGCTGCGGGCCAAGAACGCTGTCGCCAAGCTGAAGTCGGACAACCCCGACGTTCAGGCCGGCATCAACATCATCCTCAAGGCGCTCGAGGCTCCGATCCGTCAGATCGCCGAGAATGCCGGCGTCGAGGGTTCGATCGTGGTCGGCAAGGTCAGCGAGAGCAAGTCGGACACCTTCGGCTTCAACGCCCAGACCGAGGAGTACGGCGATCTTGTCCAGCAGGGCATCATCGACCCGACCAAGGTCGTGCGCACCGCGCTGCAGGATGCCTCGTCGGTGGCCGGCCTGCTGATCACCACCGAGGCGATGGTGGCCGAGCTGCCGAAGAAGGAGCACGGTCACGCGATGCCGGGCGGCGGCGGCATGGGCGGCATGGACTTCTGAGAACGTCCGACCCGACGTCATGTTCGAGGCCCGGGAGCAATCCCGGGCCTCTTTCGTTTCGCTGACGGCAACTGCCGTCCGATGCCACCCGATCCCCTTGTCTTCCTGACCATGGGAGGCGCGCCCGGCAGCCGCTCCAGCCTCCTCGCCTGCATCCGGCCGGCATCATCGGTGGCACCCCGACGTTCGATGGGCTACGCAACTCCCGGCTGGCGGGAACCGATCCGGTCGTCGCCGTGTAGCCGCCGCCCGCTGCCACTTGCGCGCGATCGCCAACACTGGTTGTATGCCGTTGGGGCATGCTCGGCATGGGGATGGCTTGTGGCGTCGGCGAGGCCGCGTCGATGCATGAACGTTGCGGCCGGAGCGGTCGTCGCGGCGATGGTTCCGATCCAGGTCGATTCTGCCGACCCGGCTGCGCCGCTGCTGGCCAAACCTCCTCGCTGGCACCTGTTCTTCGGCTTCGACGGCGCTGAGGAATCGCTGTTCGGCCACGACGGACTGGTGTGGGCACCAGCCGGACACCTGCACGAGACGGGCTGGCGGCTCAGGGCAGGCAGCAGCGCCGGCGTTCACACCTACCGGTCGGCAGGCCGCCGATTCACGGGCGAGCTCTACACGCTCGAACTGCTTGGCGGATTTCAGTGGCTCACCCCCGTTTCCGGCTTCGCCGTCTATGCAGGGCCAGTCGTGCAGGACGCCAGCTCCGATCCGCGCGATCCGGACAGACCCCGGCAGGGAACCCGTTTCGGCGCCAAACTGAAGCTCGAAGGATGGTACCGGCCGGCGGACGGCGTCTATTTCAACCTGTCCGGTCAGTATGCCAGCGCGGCGCAAACCTATGCCATCCGCTTCGCGCCGACCTTGGAGATCGCCGCGCGCTGGGCACTGGAGCCGGAAGTCGCCGCCTTCGGCGAACCCGGCCATGACGCCCGGCGGGCCGGACTGATCGTCGAATTTCGTCTCTCCGAGCGCTGGCGACTGCGCGCCGGCGGCGGCTGGCGCACCGATTCCGACGAGGACGGCTCGTACGCCACCGTGGAGATGAAG
The nucleotide sequence above comes from Tepidamorphus gemmatus. Encoded proteins:
- the groL gene encoding chaperonin GroEL (60 kDa chaperone family; promotes refolding of misfolded polypeptides especially under stressful conditions; forms two stacked rings of heptamers to form a barrel-shaped 14mer; ends can be capped by GroES; misfolded proteins enter the barrel where they are refolded when GroES binds), which encodes MAAKDVKFSADARERMLRGVDILANAVKVTLGPKGRNVVLDKSFGAPRITKDGVTVAKEIELEDKFENMGAQMVREVASKTNDVAGDGTTTATVLAQAIVREGAKYVAAGMNPMDLKRGVDLAVAEAVKDLQKRSKKIKSSEEVAQVGTISSNGDREIGNMIAEAMQRVGNEGVITVEEAKSLETELEVVEGMQFDRGYLSPYFITNAEKMVAELEEPYILLHEKKLSNLQSMLPVLEAVVQSGRPLLIIAEDVEGEALATLVVNKLRGGLKVAAVKAPGFGDRRKAMLEDIATLTGGQVISEDLGIKLENVTLDMLGKAKKVSITKEETTIVDGAGKKKDIEGRVAQIKMQIEETTSDYDREKLQERLAKLAGGVAVIRVGGATEVEVKEKKDRVDDALNATRAAVEEGIVPGGGTALLRAKNAVAKLKSDNPDVQAGINIILKALEAPIRQIAENAGVEGSIVVGKVSESKSDTFGFNAQTEEYGDLVQQGIIDPTKVVRTALQDASSVAGLLITTEAMVAELPKKEHGHAMPGGGGMGGMDF
- the bcsS gene encoding cellulose biosynthesis protein BcsS, encoding MNVAAGAVVAAMVPIQVDSADPAAPLLAKPPRWHLFFGFDGAEESLFGHDGLVWAPAGHLHETGWRLRAGSSAGVHTYRSAGRRFTGELYTLELLGGFQWLTPVSGFAVYAGPVVQDASSDPRDPDRPRQGTRFGAKLKLEGWYRPADGVYFNLSGQYASAAQTYAIRFAPTLEIAARWALEPEVAAFGEPGHDARRAGLIVEFRLSERWRLRAGGGWRTDSDEDGSYATVEMKIWR